The sequence GCTCCCGATGCAGGTTGGACTGCGTATACCCCATTAGCAACTGAATCACCTGGACATGGACTTGACTATTATGTGCTAGGCTTGCAAATATCCGGTGCTGGTACACTAATGGGTGGAATTAATTTCTTGGCGACTATTGTTACAATGAGAGCGCCGGGAATGACATATATGCGAATGCCGCTGTTTACGTGGACAACATTTGTAACAAGCACACTTATTTTACTTGCCTTTCCGGCTTTAACAGTTGGCTTGTTTCTATTAATGTTTGATCGAATGTTTGATTCGGCTTTCTTTGATGTTACATTAGGCGGAAACTCCATTATTTGGCAGCATTTATTCTGGATATTTGGACATCCGGAGGTATATATTTTGATTCTTCCGGTATTTGGCGTGTTTAGTGAAGTATTTGCAACCTTTTCTAAAAAACGTTTATTCGGTTACACTGCGATGGTCTTTGCAACGATGCTAATTGCATTTTTAGGATTTATGGTATGGGCACACCATATGTTTACGGCAGGACTAGGTCCAGTAGCCAACTCGATTTTTGCAGTAGCAACAATGGCTATTGCAGTTCCAACAGGAATTAAAATCTTTAACTGGTTGGCGACAATGTGGGGCGGAAATATTACCGTAAGCACTGCTATGCTATGGGCGCTTGGATTTATTCCTTCTTTTACTATCGGTGGGATGACAGGAGTCATGCTTGCATCTTCTGTTGCCGACTATCAATATCATGATTCATACTTTGTTGTCGCTCATTTTCACTATGTTATTGTAGGTGGAACAGTGTTCGGTATTTTTGCTGGTCTTCATTACTGGTGGCCGAAGATGTTTGGCAGAGTTTTAAATGAAACATTAGGTAAAATTACATTTTGGCTATTCTTTTTCGGCTTCCACTTAACGTTTTTCATTCAGCACTTTTTAGGGTTAATGGGAATGCCGCGTCGATATTGGGTGTTTCTAAAAGATCAAGATTTGGATTTAGGGAACTTAATAAGTTCACTAGGAGCTTTATTAATGGGAGTAGCTGGAATTCTGTTTTTAATTAATATTATTTATACAGCTGCTAAAGGGGAAAAAGCTCCTGCTGATCCGTTTGATGGTCGTACCCTGGAATGGGCTGTATCTTCACCACCACCATATTATAATTTTAAACAATTGCCTCTTGTCCGTGGTCTGGATCCATTGTGGATCGAAAAACGGGAAGGAAATGGAAAATTAAAGCCTGCTGAGCCGCTTGGAGATGTCCATATGCCAAATAGCTCGATTCTGCCGTTTGTTATGTCTGTTGGATTTACGATTGCCGGTTTTGGTTTTATTTATCAACCGGATAATAGAACATGGCTATTAGCGGTATTTATTGGTATGGGAATCGCTTTAGGTTCCATGTTAATCCGATCATTAAAAGACGACCACGGCTATTATATTAGCAAGGAAGAACTTGAAAAGGAGGCGAACTAGATGAGTCATGACCATTCCTTAAATCCAGAAACGATGCCACAGGAGCCGGAAAAAGCAACACTGGAAGGAAAAAATAAATTCTTTGGTCTATGGTTCTTCCTCGGAGGAGAAACCGTATTATTTGCTAGTCTTTTTGGTACGTTTTTAGCTTTGCGTAACTCAACAGCAAATGGTCCAACTGGTGATGATATTTTTGGATTAGGGCTTGTTTTTATTATGACAATGCTGTTACTAACCAGTTCATTAACTAGTGTTTATGCCATGTATCATATGAAAAACAATGATTTTAAAAAGATGCAATTATGGCTTGCTGTTACTGCATTTTTAGGTATTGGATTTTTAGGCTGTGAAATCTATGAATTTTATCATTATATTACTGACTTTGGGTTTACGTTTCGATCATCGGCATTTGGCTCCGCCTTCTATACCCTTGTAGGGTTTCATGGGGGACACGTAGTATTTGGACTAAGCTGGCTTATTGCTCTACTGGTTCGGAATGCAAAGCGAGGACTAAACTTATACAACGCACCAAAATTCAATACATTTAGCTTGTATTGGCACTTTATTGACGTTGTATGGGTATTTATTTTTACCGTTGTTTACTTGATGGGAAAGGTGGGTTAAATGATGACAGACAATACGAATTTTAACTCATTTCAAAAGCAGAGAAATAAAGAGGAAATGAAAAGACAGCTGATTGCATTTATATTAATGATTGGCTTTACGATAGTAGCTTTTGCAATTGTAGCGACTGGTTCCATGCAAAAAATGTTCGCAGTACCATTGCTGCTTATTATGGCTGTTGTTCAAGTTGGATTTCAATTTTACTATTTTATGCATATGAAAGACAAAGGACATGAGTTTCCTGCTTTAATGATTTATAGTGGTGTATGGGCAGCAATATTAACCATAGCAGCTCTTGTAGCAATTGTTTGGTGGTAGAAAGGTCGGGGGAGAACATCCCGATCTTTTTGTACTATAGGAAACTATAAAACTTTAGGCTTTATAGTATAAGAAAAACTACAGTTTTCGCTAAAAGACTTGGCGACAAGCCAAGTTTTTCTACTTTTACTGTTTAGGGTATCTGTTTCTTTTTGCTAGGACGCCTCGTCTAGTTTAAGCGCTCGTGTTACTAGCAAATTTCGATCTTTCCTACGATAGGTTAAATTGGTACTTTCCGTTGCCATTTCTTTAACTTGTCAAAGGTTTGCCGTTTGTACGTCACTAACCGAGCGCTTCTAGCTTTTGTTGATTCAATCTGTTGTTAAGTTGTCAAATTAGAAATGTTTAAGTGTTTTCAAAATAAATTATAATAAAAGGACAATCCTTTTTAGGGGTGAATAATCATGTGGCTAGAGTTAGAGATATTTGGTTTTCGTGCACTGTGGAGTCCCTACTTTATGGTGTTTGTTATAAGTTTAGCACTGGCATATTTTCTTATAACCGGGCCATTTCGCCATAAATTTAGCGGAGGAGAGAGACCAACAGCTAAACAGCAAATTATGTTTTATTCCGCCATGGTACTGTTGTATGCTGTAAAGGGCGGACCAACGGATTTACTATCGCATATCATGTTGACCGCACATATGATACAAATGGCAATATTTTACTTGGTCTTCCCAATTCTTGTTATAAAAGGAATTCCAGAATGGATTTGGAGAAAGGTTTTATATGCTCCGATTATTAAGCCAGTTGTTCAGTTGTTAACGAAGCCGATAATTTCTTTGTTGCTATTTAATGGCTTATTTTCATTTTACCATATTCCTGCAGTGTTTAATTTTGCTAAATCATCACAGTTAGCACATACTTTTATTTCTTTAATCATCCTATTTGCTGCTTTTATGGTTTGGATGCCAGTTCTCGCACCAATTAAAGAACTAAATAGAATGCGTCCATTAGTTAAAATCTTTTATATTTTTGCGAATGGTGTATTGCTTACACCGGCTTGTGCGCTTATTATATTTGCTGATAAGCCATTATTTGCAACGTATACTCAAGATGGAGCCTGGTTACAAGCACTTGCATTGTGTGTACCTGGAGATGTACTTGATGGACTTGCTGTACAAATCAGTGGTCCAGAAATGTTTTCACCAATGAGTATCTTGGAAGATCAGCAATTGGGTGGAATCATTATGAAGGTTATACAGGAAATGACGTATGGTATTATTTTGGGGAGAGTATTCTTTAAATGGTTTAGTGATGAAAGTGTAAAGAAGATTGATCCAGTACCAGCAGAACTTCAACACATACAGTGATTTATAGTTCCTGTCTATGTCTAATTGAGGGGCGGGAACGTTTCCTTCTTTTAACATTTAAAAGTAAGTGACATCATAAATAGGAATATTTATCCCACGTGCTGTAAGACTTCTGCTTTAAGAGCTATAGAGAATACAAGGAAGTCTAAATGGGAGATGACGGAAACCTACTGCCCGATTCGTTCAAGTTGAAAGGACAAGGAAAACTTCGGTAGCGATACTTCGCGGTTTCTCAAGGACAGAGTTCTACGGCAGCAATACATCGCTTATACCTTTGTTTCTGCTGTTTATTCAGTAGGGGATAAAGGAAAAATATACTGAATGAAGTTTTTGTTTTAATTAAATGTTATCAAGAGGTACGTTTGTATGTAAGTTGTTGTTTGGCTTCATATATAGGAGATAGAGAGAAAGGAGAATTAGATGCCTGTTTTACCAACGATAAGTACTTCGTTTATTATATTAAGTGCTATTTTAGTAGCAATTGGTTGGCGTTTTATAATAAAAGGTCAACCAGAAAAACATAAAAAAACAATGATAGCTGCTGCAATTAGTGCATTGCTGTTTTTTATCATTTACGCATCTCGAACAATCTTTATTGGAAATACTAGCTTTGGAGGTCCAGATCACCTGGAAATCTATTATACGATTTTTCTAATCTTCCATATTATACTTGCTACGGTAGGCGCTATTTTTGGTATTGTAACCTTGATATTAGCTTTCAAACGAAAAATCAGTGTGCATAGAAAAGTTGGACCTGTAACTAGCATTATTTGGTTCTTTACTGCTGTAACTGGGATAGCGGTATATTTATTATTATATATTTTGTATGATGGCGGCGAAACAACAAGTTTAATTAAGGCCATCTTGGGCACCTAAAAAAGGTTGGAACAGAACGTTCCAACCTTTTTTATACTATAGGAAAGTATAAAGTTTTTAGGTTTATAGTATAAGAAAAACTACAGCTTTCGCTAAAGACTTAGCGACAAGCCAAGTTTTTCTAAGGTTTGTCAAGAATTAATTTGGGTATATTCAAATGCTATAATCTAAAGCAGTTGCTTTCTAACTGTTGCTCTTTATTTTCCGCAAAGCGAAGCCCCTCAGAGATAGAAAGACAAAATATCCTCGTGTAGAGTGCTGTTCACATACTTTTATATTTTAATCTTCCATTTTATTATCCCTGCTTCTTTTGCCGAAGTAAACGCGATAATGATAAGTGGTCCTAAAATAAACCCTAATAAACCAAGCAATTTCAAGCCGATAAACATAGATATCAAGGTTGCTAATGGAGAAAGTCCTATATGTTGCCCCATGACTTTCGGTTCGACTGTTCTACGAATAGCAAGCAATATAACAGCTAATACAGCCAGTTGTATAGCCACAGTAGTATCCCCAGCCATCAGCATAAATAAAGACCATGGTCCAAGGATGACGATCGAACCAATTATAGGAATCAAATCAATGATCCAAATAATTAAAGACATAATAATCGCTACTTCTGGTACAATGATGAACAATCCAATTAACGTGACTGCTAAAATAATAAGACTAACAAGAAACTGTGCTTTAAAAAATCCTAGAAAGACACTAGCTAGTCGATTATTCATAAATGAGACCTTTTCGGCTGTTTCTTTTGTCATCATCTGATACATTTTTGCTTTTAGTATTGGTAATTCTAACATAAATAAAAATAAGGCGATTAAGTATACGATGAAACTAATTAAATATTGAGGAATTGAAGCAAAAAGCTGCGCAATCCTTTCAAAGGTGATGGTTTCTTTTGCTGTCGTACTTAACGCATGAAGGTTTGTTTCAATACTAGAAGAAACCTGTTTAACAAATTCATCTGGTAAATCATCGGTGTATTGTTGAAGTTGGGCTTCCCAATTTTCATAAATCCGATTCAATTCGTTGAAGTGTCCGGGTACATCTTCAACAAAATTAACAACTTGTGTCACGACCCTTGTAATAGTAAACGTACCTAAAACACCAAAAATGATTAAAAATAATAGGAAAACGATAGTTACAGATATTTTACGATTAACTTTTAAGCGCTTTTGGATGAGCCGTACAACTGGGTTTAGAAAAAGAGCAGTTATAAAGGCAACGATTAATGGAATAGAAATCGGTAAAATGAAAATAAAAAATAGAATTACTAATATAACTAATAGAATTAATGTTAAATGGCGTTTAGTTAGATTGCGAAACAACGTAATAAAATAGCTCCTTTCATCAGACAAACAATAACATACTTATAAAAAATATAGCATTAATCAACGCGTTTGAACAGAAGAATTAATTTGGATAGAAAAAAATTGTCTTTATCTTTATCATGCAGTAAATGAAACAGGTTAAAAGATTTGGTATGGAGGAGAAAGTTTGAAATAAAGTGTTGAAAAGAGTAGCTTAAAGAAGTATTTATTCCCCCGTAAGATGCCTGCTTGAAGAATTATAGAAAATACGAAAAAGTCGTGGGGATAAGCACTAAATGCCCAATTCCTTCGGGTCGATAGGAAAAACTCGACAGTGATACGTCGCATTTCTTTTTCAAGGATAAGTAAGACTTCTTGGTTAAACATCGTGTTTTTCAACGCCTTCCGAGCTGATAGCCTATATTCTACTTCTATCAGTAGAAAACTAATACTGAAAGAAGTTTCATTTATGGTAACACCTAATATGATCAATATAAAAAGGCGGTAATATTAACTCTAAAATTAGTTAAAGGATAGTTGATCCCTTTTCTCCCGACTCAAAGTCCAAGGAGAGTAGGGATCGTGATTTACATTGCATTCGATAATAAAATTCTGTGTTGAATGATAAATGAGAAGATAACTGCACAGACTATTGTTTAAGTAGCTCGATTTCTGTTTTTAATTTAGTAACTAAATGATTAGCTCGTTCTACAATATCATCTGGAAAGTTTTCTTCTTCACCATATTCAACACCGTGAGGATAGTAATGTTTTCCTAATAATGGCGTCATCAGTTTAATAATAGCGTTTCCACGGTCAACATCACCTTCAATGGCATAACCTTGAATGCGAATATAGTATGTAATGTTTTTTTCTGAAGAATCAATTCGGTAATCGTATGTCACACGCTCATAGTCCCATTGCTCTGCCCGGATAAAAGCGTGTTTTCCCGTTATATGATCTAGTGCTTTTATGTCAATGACCAGATCCTCTAATCCAGTATTTTCTAATTTCATTTTCCCACCTCACCTCTTTGTCCTCATGATACTATATTAGTATGAAACGTAACAACTTTCAAGAACAAAAGCGAATAGTGATCGTTTGGCAGTGTTCAAATTGGAGAACTTCTAACCGAAATAAAGGGAAGCTCCATTTAAGGAGTGCTTTTCTCCTTAAAAAAGAAAAACGCTTTTTCAGCGTGCGAAGTCTATTCAAGAAGCTTTTCTTGTCCTTGAAAAAGAAGAACACTTTTTCAGCGTGCGAAGTATCGCTGACGTAGCTTTCCTTGTCCTGTCGCGCTAAAGAATCGGAAATTTAGAAAACGCTTCTCTCATAAAGCTTCAAAATAATAAGCAGATTTTTCAAATAAGAGAATACGACTTCTTACATTGGGGATAAAGGAAATATGTCCCCCGCAACAGGTGTATGCCGATACTTGAGCGGCAAGCTCGCTTTTAGTCGGTCTTCCTTTGGATTCGATGCCGATGTTGTATGTAGGAAGAAGCGCGAAGTTTGCTACAACTTGAGCGCTTAAGCTAGACGATGCTCCTTTCAAAAGAAAAGATATCCACCATGTATTTCTTAGATTTATGAACAAGATAAATTAAAACGTTTGCCGAAGCGTGAATTTTTTATTATTATACTTGTAATAATAGAGTAACTAACATTTATTTTATGAAGTAAACATATAATCGTATAAAAAAGGAGAACGAGCGATGCGCTTTATACGAAATCTATTATTGTTGTCTGTTATCGCCATAGCAGGATTCTATCTTTTAGAAAAAAATGATATGTCTCCTGATAAAAAAATGAATTCGATTAGTGAAACCGTAAAAGAAAAACAAGAAATGCTTAAATCAAAAAACGTTCCGGAAAAAAGAGACGCATTGTCCTTAGAAGGGGAATTATTTCAATGGTATGACAAGCCGACGGATCAATTGGTTAAAAAAATTGGTGAACCTGTTAGAAAGGATCCAAGTGCGTATGGATATACATGGTGGATTTATACCAATGAGGTTGATCAGTATATCCAATTTGGCATCGTTAATGATCGGGTGAAAACAATTTACGCAACAGGAAAGGGAACGAATATAGAGCCAGTTACCATCGGAGAAAGCTATAAAAAGGTACAGCAGCATTTTAGTTTTCCTGAAGAACTAAACTATCGTAATGGACTGGCTTCTTATACCTTTAAACTTAAGGAAGAAGATAGAAAAATGCGTCCACTTGTAAAAATATCCGATTCTGTCTTTATGCAGCTTTATTTTGATACGTTTACACAAAAACTCTCATCTGTCCGTATATTAGATGTAGATATCCTGTTAAAACATCAGCCTTATGAATTGCAATATCGGGGAAAACTGCCGGAAAAGCCAAATTTAACAGAAGAAGAATGGGTAAAGGTTGAGGCAGGGATGGAGCGACAGATTTTCGATATTACTAATATTATCAGGCAGCAGCACGGAAAAGATAAATTAAAATGGGAAGAATCTGTTGGAGAAGTTGCATTTCGACATAGTAAAGATATGGAAGAACATAATTATTTCTCACACTCCAGTTTAGATGGACGAGGGTTGAAAGAACGGCTGGAGGAAGGAGAGGTCGCATTTGTGGCAGCAGGGGAGAATATTGCTGCACAGTATCCAGATGCAGCTGCTGCGATGGAAGGATGGTTGAATAGTGAAGGACATAGAGAGGCTTTATTAAATGAAAAATATACGCATTTAGGAGTAGGGGTATATCGTCTTTACTACACGCAAAACTTTTTAGCAAAACCTTTTTAGAAGTCGATGCCAAAAAGTCGGATGCAGCTGAATTATTTTTGCATCCGACTTTTTTAATCACAAACTATGGGTACTTACATAGAATATAGTGCATATGACTATGTAGTTGAGAGGTGATCCGTATGAGTAATCGGTCCCTACATCCTTCAGTGATCGAATTTAAACAGTTTATTAATAGCCATCCGAAACTGATTGAGGAAATTCGCAAAAGTGGCAAGCCGCTCCAAGAAATATATGAAAAATGGGCTTTACTAGGTGAAGATGATCCATATTGGACAAAATATAAACAACCCAAAAAGGAATCCAATAAAGAGGATAAGAAGCAGCGAGATAGTTCGAAAAAAGGCAAGAACACAGAGCTGTTTAGTCAATTGTTGAAGATGACAGAGTCCATCGATTTAGATAAAGTTCAACAGCAAATGGAACATTTTAGCTCATCTATTTCTACGATTCAAGAGCTTATTGGACAATTCAAACAAACCAATGATACGAAACAAGCCCCAAATGAACAAATGGGTTGGTTTCGTGATTAAGGAGCGATAAAATGGACCCAATTTGCTATCGTTATTTGGAACAGAATCCGGACTTGTTACATTTTGTTCGCATGAATCCAATTTGGTATCGTTATTTATCTCGAGATCCCTCCTTACTCCCAGAGATGAAAAAAGAAGCTAAATATTTTTATGGGAAAACCTTTTCCCAGCAAATAAATAAAGTTAATCAGCAAATCCAAATGGTAGGAATGTTGATGCAATTTGCAGGGGCGATGAAGGATTAAACATTTTCACAAACGGTAAAAAGTGATACTATGAAGGTGTGGAGGTGTATAGGATGATAGCGACAATGGATTATGCAGCCATGCTTGATCGTTCGGAGCAATTAAGTAATATGATTATTCATTCGGAGGTCATGGAAGCCTATCGTCAATCTCAAAAAGAGTTGAAAGAGGACGAACATGCCCAAAAGCTGATCCGTGCTTTTTTAAAAATAAAAAAGGATTATGAAGAGATTCAGCGATTTGGGAGATACCACCCCGATTATAATACGATTATGAAAGAAGTTCGTAAGGCTAAGCGGGAGATGGATATGCATGAAAAAGTAGCCTCCTTTAAAGTTGCTGAGCGCAATCTGCAACAACTATTAGATGATATTAGTGAGTTTGTTGCTCATAGCGTGAGTGAACAAATTAAAGTCCCACGAGAAGGAGCATTATTAACTGGAGGCTGCGGCTGCGGAAGCGGTGGAGGTTGCGGCTGTGCATCATAAAGGAGTCCTTATTTCGCAAAAAAAGGAGTTTCTTGAGAAAAAAGAACCCTTAGAGATACTGTAAACAGTGCATGTTGAGGGGATCTTCCCCCTCTAAACGCGCTATAATCTATATTGCAAGTTAAGAAATTAAAATTTGATGTGTGAAATTTATGTTTTACTGTCCGTGCAATCATTCTTACTTGCACCGACGGTAGACAAGCAAAGTTTATAACGATAAGAAAATATAAAATTTTAACGAAATAGAAAATTTTTTGAAAGTGAGGGTAGAAGGATGCGAATTAACCGACAGGGATTAATTGTTTGGTTTCAGCATATGAAAAATCTGAAGCAAATAAAGCGGTATGGTCATTACATATACAGTTCCAAAAAAATGAAATATGCGGTTTTATATGTGAATCAGGAGGACATAGACAAAGTAGAAGAAAAGCTTATCAAACTTTCCTTTGTTTCCAAAGTAGAGCGCTCCTATAAGCCGTTTGTTCGCACAGAATTTGAAAATGCTAAGCTAGATAAAGCGAAGCAATATGATTATAAAATGGGGATATAATTTTTATCCCTATTTAAGGTCGTAATACTCCCACTTTAAGAGTAATATAGGGAACGAAGAAAAGTCTAAGTGAGAGATAACTTTATATGCGGGATAATGGAAACATGCCTCTAAAACAGGGGTATGCTAACGCCTGAGCGGCAAGCACACTTTTAGTCGGCTTTCCTTTAGATTCGATTCGATGTTGATTTATTGTAGGAAGGCGATCGAAGTATGCTACAGTTTGAATACTTGACTAGGCGGTGACTAATTTTCAAACATGTTATCTACAATGTAGGAATATGATATCGTTTCCTATAAAAAGAAAAAACCTGCAGAAAAAATCTACAGGTCCCTCTGTTTTCCTACATAGAAAACAAAAAGGCAAAGGGAGAGGAGAAACCGGAAGAAGAACTTATGGGGAAGTGTAAGTCTTCTCCGTGTTTTGAAACAACCGAGGTAACCTCTAGCTGTTTCATTATCTTAGTATAGACGATCGAGCAATTTATATACATCTTACCTAAAAAATTTCCCAGTTGAATATTTTAGTTTTCGTTTTTCATTTTTTATGATAGGATAAATGTCGAATAATGGTAAACGGAGGTGTTGCGATGCGGATTATTGCAGGTGAATATAAAGGAAGACCGATAAAGGCTGTTCCCGGAAAGACAACTCGTCCAACAACAGACAAAGTGAAGGAAGCAGCCTTTCAAATGATTGGTCCTTTTTTTCAAGGAGGCTACGCCATTGACCTGTTTGCGGGAAGTGGATCCCTGGGAATCGAAGCTTTAAGTAGAGGAATTGACAAAACTATATTTGTTGATAAGTATCCTCTTGCTATACATACCATTCATGAAAATTTGCGACGATTAAACCTTGAACATCGAGCTGAAGTATTTCGGACTGATGCTTTTCGTGCTTTACATGCTGCGGCAAAAAGACAATTAGAATTTCAACTCGTTCTTCTTGATCCTCCTTATGGAAAAATTAATCTTGAGAAGCTTTTAAATAAACTATTAGAGCTTCAATTAGTAGCAATTGACGGGTGGATTTATTGTGAACACGACGCATCTGAAGAACTGCCTGCTGACCATCCCCGTTTATCCATTGTGAAGCAAACAAACTATGGAGGTACCATTTGGATAACCCTCTATAAAGTTAACTAGAAGGGAGCACTTATCTTGACTAGATTGGCGATTTGTCCAGGCAGTTTTGATCCGGTTACGTATGGACACTTGGATATTATTAAACGAGGTGCTAAAATATTTGACCATGTAATTGTTGCTGTTTTTAATAACCAGTCCAAAGATCCATTGTTTACGGTAGAAGAACGAATAGAACTATTAAAAGACTCTACCAAAGAACTGTCAAACGTTACGGTTGATTCATCGAACAGCTTGTTGATGGATTATGCTAAGTCAAAAAACGCACAAGCAATCATTCGTGGATTACGAGCTGTTAGTGACTTCGAATATGAAATGCAGATTACATCTATGAACAGACATCTATATGAGGATATTGAAACCTTTTTTATGATGACGAAAAATCAATATTCGTTTTTAAGCTCTAGTATTGTTAAAGAGGTTGCTAAATATCGAGCAAATGTGAGTGAAATGGTTCCAAAAGTAGTTCAAGAAGCCTTAGAAAAGAAATTCAGATAGTCAGTTACTAGTTTTATACGTAAAGAGAGGGCTTCGCTGTAGTAAAGCCCTCTTTTTGAACACGCACTTACACTAGCTTTTCTCAGTTTGCTATCACAATATAGTTAAAGCTTATTTTATGAACCGTCGATATAAAAGAACAAAGGAAGTTATGATACATATAATAGTAATAAATGGACCAATCGAAGCAATTGTTGTTAGGATATCCATCCATATATTTTCTGAAGTCGTATGCACCACAGGGACATCATACATATCAAAAGCTTGTCTATCTAAATATAGGGGTTTATAGAGAAAGATAGTCAGTGTACTAGCGAAAAAACCGTGCAGGATACGTGCAAAAAAGTACGGTGCAAAACGAATGTCGGTTTTCGATATGATACTAGCTACTTGTGCTTGAACTGAAAACCCGTTAAACCCCAAAATAAAGCTTACTAATATAGCTTGTACGAGTAATGTATCATTCACACCGGAAATGCTTTGAACACCAATCGTTATTTCAAATAAACCAGATATGATAGGTAACCCAAATTCTGTTGAGATGGAAAAAACCAGTAATAATTGTTCTACCAATTCGGCAATAACGGATGTAAAGCCAATTAAAAACATCAATTTCGTTAATACAGAAAATAAAACGATAAATCCTCCAACCATAACAAGCGTTTTTACTGAATGAATGACAGCATCACCTAGTATCTCGCCTAATGGCCTCTCATCACTTATTCTCGCGCGATGCATAGCATAAAAAGCTCTTCGTAAGGATGTTTTAGACGGCGTCTTCTTTTTTTTCTCTATCTTCCATTCATATTCACTTCTTCTATAGAATCTCATGCATAAGCCGACAAACAGATTGCCTACATAATGACATACAGCAAGTAAAGCCCCTAATTTGTTATCATGGAAGAATCCAACTGATATTGCTGCAAAAATAAATAATGGGCTTGAAGCATTGGTGAACGATACAAGACGTTCTGCTTCTACTCTTGTTAGTTGTTTTTCTTCACGTAATCTTGTAGCTATTTTTGCTCCGGTAGGATAACCGCTTGCCATTCCCATAAACATGCCAAAGCTTCCGACACCAGGTACATTAAAGAGGGGGCGCATGATTGGCTCGAATAAAACACCGATAAATCGTACTACTCCGAAGCTAATAAGCAATTCAGCAGTAATAAAGAAGGGGAGTAAAGAAGGAAATACGACTTCCCACCAAATATTTAAACCTCTTATACTTGCTTCAAGCGATTGATCGGGAAATTTGACTAA is a genomic window of Virgibacillus proomii containing:
- a CDS encoding cytochrome (ubi)quinol oxidase subunit III, which gives rise to MSHDHSLNPETMPQEPEKATLEGKNKFFGLWFFLGGETVLFASLFGTFLALRNSTANGPTGDDIFGLGLVFIMTMLLLTSSLTSVYAMYHMKNNDFKKMQLWLAVTAFLGIGFLGCEIYEFYHYITDFGFTFRSSAFGSAFYTLVGFHGGHVVFGLSWLIALLVRNAKRGLNLYNAPKFNTFSLYWHFIDVVWVFIFTVVYLMGKVG
- a CDS encoding YugN family protein; translated protein: MKLENTGLEDLVIDIKALDHITGKHAFIRAEQWDYERVTYDYRIDSSEKNITYYIRIQGYAIEGDVDRGNAIIKLMTPLLGKHYYPHGVEYGEEENFPDDIVERANHLVTKLKTEIELLKQ
- a CDS encoding DUF420 domain-containing protein, giving the protein MPVLPTISTSFIILSAILVAIGWRFIIKGQPEKHKKTMIAAAISALLFFIIYASRTIFIGNTSFGGPDHLEIYYTIFLIFHIILATVGAIFGIVTLILAFKRKISVHRKVGPVTSIIWFFTAVTGIAVYLLLYILYDGGETTSLIKAILGT
- the ctaD gene encoding cytochrome c oxidase subunit I, encoding MSTATAQKRGFGAVLWDYLTTVDHKKIAHLYIIGGGFFFILAGLEALLIRIQLIKPENDFLSAGLYNEMITMHGTTMLFLAAMPLLFGLMNAIMPLQIGARDVAFPFLNSLGFWLFMLGGLLLNFSWVMGDAPDAGWTAYTPLATESPGHGLDYYVLGLQISGAGTLMGGINFLATIVTMRAPGMTYMRMPLFTWTTFVTSTLILLAFPALTVGLFLLMFDRMFDSAFFDVTLGGNSIIWQHLFWIFGHPEVYILILPVFGVFSEVFATFSKKRLFGYTAMVFATMLIAFLGFMVWAHHMFTAGLGPVANSIFAVATMAIAVPTGIKIFNWLATMWGGNITVSTAMLWALGFIPSFTIGGMTGVMLASSVADYQYHDSYFVVAHFHYVIVGGTVFGIFAGLHYWWPKMFGRVLNETLGKITFWLFFFGFHLTFFIQHFLGLMGMPRRYWVFLKDQDLDLGNLISSLGALLMGVAGILFLINIIYTAAKGEKAPADPFDGRTLEWAVSSPPPYYNFKQLPLVRGLDPLWIEKREGNGKLKPAEPLGDVHMPNSSILPFVMSVGFTIAGFGFIYQPDNRTWLLAVFIGMGIALGSMLIRSLKDDHGYYISKEELEKEAN
- the ctaF gene encoding cytochrome c oxidase subunit IVB, yielding MTDNTNFNSFQKQRNKEEMKRQLIAFILMIGFTIVAFAIVATGSMQKMFAVPLLLIMAVVQVGFQFYYFMHMKDKGHEFPALMIYSGVWAAILTIAALVAIVWW
- the ctaG gene encoding cytochrome c oxidase assembly factor CtaG, with amino-acid sequence MWLELEIFGFRALWSPYFMVFVISLALAYFLITGPFRHKFSGGERPTAKQQIMFYSAMVLLYAVKGGPTDLLSHIMLTAHMIQMAIFYLVFPILVIKGIPEWIWRKVLYAPIIKPVVQLLTKPIISLLLFNGLFSFYHIPAVFNFAKSSQLAHTFISLIILFAAFMVWMPVLAPIKELNRMRPLVKIFYIFANGVLLTPACALIIFADKPLFATYTQDGAWLQALALCVPGDVLDGLAVQISGPEMFSPMSILEDQQLGGIIMKVIQEMTYGIILGRVFFKWFSDESVKKIDPVPAELQHIQ
- the ytvI gene encoding sporulation integral membrane protein YtvI, which encodes MFRNLTKRHLTLILLVILVILFFIFILPISIPLIVAFITALFLNPVVRLIQKRLKVNRKISVTIVFLLFLIIFGVLGTFTITRVVTQVVNFVEDVPGHFNELNRIYENWEAQLQQYTDDLPDEFVKQVSSSIETNLHALSTTAKETITFERIAQLFASIPQYLISFIVYLIALFLFMLELPILKAKMYQMMTKETAEKVSFMNNRLASVFLGFFKAQFLVSLIILAVTLIGLFIIVPEVAIIMSLIIWIIDLIPIIGSIVILGPWSLFMLMAGDTTVAIQLAVLAVILLAIRRTVEPKVMGQHIGLSPLATLISMFIGLKLLGLLGFILGPLIIIAFTSAKEAGIIKWKIKI
- a CDS encoding CAP domain-containing protein, with protein sequence MRFIRNLLLLSVIAIAGFYLLEKNDMSPDKKMNSISETVKEKQEMLKSKNVPEKRDALSLEGELFQWYDKPTDQLVKKIGEPVRKDPSAYGYTWWIYTNEVDQYIQFGIVNDRVKTIYATGKGTNIEPVTIGESYKKVQQHFSFPEELNYRNGLASYTFKLKEEDRKMRPLVKISDSVFMQLYFDTFTQKLSSVRILDVDILLKHQPYELQYRGKLPEKPNLTEEEWVKVEAGMERQIFDITNIIRQQHGKDKLKWEESVGEVAFRHSKDMEEHNYFSHSSLDGRGLKERLEEGEVAFVAAGENIAAQYPDAAAAMEGWLNSEGHREALLNEKYTHLGVGVYRLYYTQNFLAKPF